In one Hymenobacter sp. DG25B genomic region, the following are encoded:
- a CDS encoding peptidylprolyl isomerase, producing MIDFFGSSARVVLLVAGLLAGTTATSYAQLGVSRNAAPKRVIDGIIVKVDNQIVLRSDLENILLQEQAQANGKPLSPNIRCEILQSIVLNKLMLAKAETDSVVVEDSRVRDELDRRMNYFVQQIGSEKKLEEYYNKPIRVLKEELRAQVKEQLVTQEMQKIIAGKVTVTPREVRQYFSRTPKDSLPYYSTEVEVGQIVKLAKTNSKAKQETMAKLNDIRARIVGGEDFATLAKQYSEDPGSGKEGGYLGFFKRKELVPEYEAAALRLEPGQISPVVESQFGFHIIQLIERKGDSFSTRHILLKPSTGTADVNEAAEALSKVRARILGDSITFAKAAKDVSDDKFSGANGGLLQNQQTGTTYLPLDKLDPAIFFTIDTMKVGSITKPLPYRTDDGKDAMRIIWLKSNTPPHQANLNDDYQKIAQAALTEKKNKALDDWFLKNRGNVFIEVDPEYAGCKLLEPLN from the coding sequence ATGATTGATTTTTTTGGTTCGTCGGCCCGTGTGGTCCTTTTGGTGGCCGGTTTATTGGCGGGCACCACTGCCACTAGCTACGCGCAGCTGGGTGTTTCCCGCAACGCCGCCCCCAAGCGGGTGATTGACGGCATCATTGTGAAGGTAGACAACCAGATTGTGCTGCGCTCGGACCTGGAGAACATTCTGCTGCAGGAACAGGCCCAGGCCAACGGCAAGCCCCTTTCTCCCAACATTCGCTGCGAAATTCTGCAGAGCATTGTACTCAACAAGCTAATGCTGGCCAAGGCCGAAACGGACTCCGTAGTGGTGGAAGACAGCCGCGTGCGTGACGAGCTGGACCGCCGCATGAACTACTTTGTGCAGCAGATTGGCTCTGAGAAAAAGCTGGAGGAATACTACAACAAGCCCATCCGGGTGCTGAAAGAGGAACTGCGTGCCCAGGTAAAGGAGCAGCTGGTAACGCAGGAAATGCAGAAGATTATTGCCGGCAAAGTAACCGTGACGCCCCGCGAGGTGCGCCAGTACTTTTCGCGCACGCCTAAAGACAGCCTCCCCTACTATTCTACCGAGGTAGAAGTAGGGCAGATTGTGAAGCTGGCGAAAACCAACAGCAAGGCCAAGCAGGAAACCATGGCCAAGCTCAACGATATCCGTGCCCGAATTGTGGGCGGTGAGGATTTTGCTACGCTGGCCAAGCAGTATTCCGAAGACCCCGGTTCCGGCAAAGAAGGCGGCTACTTGGGCTTCTTCAAGCGCAAAGAGCTGGTTCCGGAGTACGAAGCGGCTGCCCTGCGCCTGGAGCCCGGACAGATTTCTCCGGTAGTAGAGTCCCAGTTCGGTTTTCACATTATTCAGCTGATTGAGCGCAAGGGGGACAGTTTCTCTACCCGCCACATTCTGTTGAAGCCCAGCACCGGTACCGCCGACGTGAACGAAGCCGCCGAGGCGCTCAGCAAAGTACGCGCCCGTATTCTGGGCGACAGTATCACGTTTGCCAAAGCCGCCAAAGACGTTTCCGACGACAAGTTTTCCGGCGCCAACGGCGGCCTGCTGCAGAACCAGCAAACCGGCACCACTTACCTGCCGCTGGATAAGCTGGACCCCGCCATCTTCTTCACCATTGATACCATGAAGGTGGGCAGCATTACCAAGCCCCTGCCCTACCGCACCGACGACGGTAAGGACGCCATGCGCATTATTTGGCTGAAATCGAACACGCCGCCCCACCAGGCCAACCTCAACGATGACTACCAGAAAATAGCCCAGGCTGCGCTCACGGAGAAGAAAAACAAAGCCCTGGACGACTGGTTCCTCAAAAACCGCGGCAACGTGTTTATTGAAGTGGATCCGGAATACGCCGGCTGCAAGCTGCTGGAACCCCTGAATTAA
- a CDS encoding AAA family ATPase, with the protein MPFASDKEAADALAQSYQTLRQEIGKVIIGQDEVVRLVLTAVFSQGHCLLVGVPGLAKTLLIQTIADSLDLSFNRIQFTPDLMPSDIVGSETLTQQRDFQFVKGPIFANIVLADEINRTPPKTQAALLESMQEYAVTVAGQRYPLNRPFFVLATQNPIEQEGTYPLPEAQLDRFMFNIQLDYPSYEAELQIVKNTTSDHKPTVRKVLHADEIQAFQHLVRRVPVADNVVEYAVGLVHRTRPNTERGAARATQLLEWGAGPRASQHLIVGAKCNALLNGKYSPDIEDVKAVALPILRHRLVRNFKAEAEGISVEQIVKEIL; encoded by the coding sequence ATGCCCTTCGCCTCCGATAAAGAAGCCGCCGATGCGCTGGCCCAGTCCTATCAAACGCTGCGTCAGGAAATCGGCAAAGTCATTATCGGGCAGGATGAGGTGGTGCGGCTGGTGCTTACGGCCGTGTTTTCGCAGGGCCACTGCCTGCTGGTAGGCGTGCCAGGCCTGGCCAAAACGCTGCTCATCCAAACCATTGCCGACTCGCTGGATTTGTCGTTCAACCGCATTCAGTTCACGCCGGACTTGATGCCTTCTGACATTGTAGGCTCTGAAACACTCACCCAGCAGCGGGATTTTCAGTTTGTGAAGGGTCCGATTTTCGCCAACATCGTGCTGGCCGACGAAATCAACCGCACGCCGCCCAAAACCCAGGCTGCGCTGCTGGAAAGCATGCAGGAATACGCCGTTACGGTGGCCGGGCAGCGCTACCCGCTCAACCGCCCGTTCTTTGTGCTGGCCACCCAGAACCCCATTGAGCAAGAAGGCACTTATCCCCTGCCGGAAGCCCAGCTGGACCGCTTCATGTTCAACATTCAGCTGGACTACCCCAGCTACGAGGCGGAGCTGCAAATCGTAAAAAACACCACCTCCGACCACAAGCCCACCGTGCGGAAAGTGTTGCACGCCGACGAGATTCAGGCTTTTCAGCACCTGGTCCGTCGTGTGCCCGTAGCCGATAACGTGGTGGAGTACGCTGTAGGCCTGGTGCACCGCACCCGCCCCAACACCGAGCGGGGCGCCGCCCGCGCCACGCAGCTCTTGGAATGGGGTGCCGGCCCCCGGGCCTCCCAGCACCTTATTGTGGGCGCCAAGTGCAACGCCCTGCTCAACGGCAAATACTCCCCCGATATTGAAGATGTGAAAGCCGTAGCCCTGCCCATTCTGCGGCACCGCCTGGTGCGCAACTTCAAGGCCGAGGCCGAAGGCATCTCGGTGGAGCAAATCGTAAAAGAAATCCTTTAA
- a CDS encoding SDR family NAD(P)-dependent oxidoreductase has translation MTRRLENKVAIVTGGGSGIGEAVAKRFAKEGAAVVVAGFAEDPVREVVEEILQTGGRAVAFTGDISLLATAEACVQLAVKEYGKLDILINNAGVFPTTATLDEYPVEAFEYMIKNNIYSAFMMSRAALPELQKTRGNIVSAGSESGQMGLANNTPYGGTKGFIHSFMKGVAVEQAPQGVRANCVCPGPIDTAWTHKETGPMTSKMEKGLISGTPMGRRGTTEEVANVYLFLASDEASYVTGSLYFVDGGTTVSKGPHGDDVPSDLKKEPEGSLNVLHAKDGHTKIRPQDAGSMVAE, from the coding sequence ATGACCAGACGATTGGAAAATAAAGTAGCCATTGTAACCGGCGGTGGCTCCGGTATTGGCGAGGCCGTGGCCAAACGCTTTGCCAAAGAAGGAGCCGCCGTGGTGGTGGCTGGTTTCGCCGAAGACCCCGTGCGCGAAGTGGTAGAAGAAATACTCCAGACCGGCGGCCGGGCCGTGGCTTTTACCGGCGACATCTCCTTGCTGGCCACCGCCGAGGCCTGCGTGCAGCTGGCCGTGAAGGAATATGGCAAGCTGGATATTTTGATTAACAATGCCGGCGTGTTTCCTACCACAGCCACCCTGGATGAATATCCGGTGGAGGCGTTTGAGTATATGATCAAAAACAACATTTACTCCGCCTTCATGATGAGCCGCGCCGCCCTGCCGGAGCTGCAGAAGACCCGCGGTAACATTGTTTCGGCCGGCTCCGAGTCGGGCCAGATGGGCCTGGCCAACAATACCCCGTATGGCGGTACCAAAGGCTTTATTCACTCTTTCATGAAAGGTGTGGCAGTAGAGCAGGCCCCGCAGGGCGTGCGCGCCAACTGTGTTTGCCCCGGCCCCATTGATACCGCCTGGACGCACAAAGAAACCGGCCCCATGACCTCTAAAATGGAGAAAGGCCTGATTTCCGGCACGCCCATGGGCCGCCGCGGTACTACTGAGGAAGTAGCTAACGTGTACTTATTCCTGGCTTCCGATGAAGCCAGCTACGTAACCGGCTCCCTGTACTTTGTAGATGGCGGTACCACTGTATCCAAAGGCCCCCACGGCGACGACGTGCCCAGCGACCTGAAAAAGGAGCCCGAAGGCAGCTTAAATGTGCTGCACGCCAAAGACGGGCACACCAAAATTCGTCCGCAGGATGCCGGTAGCATGGTGGCGGAGTAA
- a CDS encoding GNAT family N-acetyltransferase, whose protein sequence is MAPLTTARLELRPYRPSDAATFFQLLDENRQRLQPAFPTRVAAVQTLADAQQVLYGFTADWRSGHLYVFGIWEQATACYIGDISLKPNGGTKVTAEISYYLDAGAEGKGYAREAVRGALAFGFETMRADRLLIRCRANNPRSCAVAESVGFQLLPPRHRAWTMRPLRTDVIQYFLFKREDMPASLA, encoded by the coding sequence ATGGCGCCGCTTACTACCGCGCGGCTGGAGCTGCGTCCTTACCGACCCAGCGACGCCGCCACCTTCTTTCAGCTGCTGGATGAAAACCGCCAGCGCCTGCAGCCGGCTTTTCCCACCCGGGTAGCGGCCGTGCAAACCCTGGCCGATGCTCAACAGGTGCTGTATGGTTTTACCGCAGACTGGCGCAGCGGGCACCTATATGTGTTTGGCATATGGGAACAGGCCACCGCCTGCTACATCGGCGACATTAGCCTCAAGCCCAATGGGGGAACCAAGGTCACGGCGGAAATCAGTTACTATCTGGATGCTGGGGCCGAGGGCAAAGGCTACGCCCGCGAAGCCGTGCGCGGTGCCCTGGCGTTTGGTTTTGAAACGATGCGCGCCGACCGGCTCCTGATCCGGTGCCGCGCCAATAACCCCCGAAGCTGCGCCGTGGCCGAGTCGGTGGGCTTTCAGCTGCTGCCCCCGCGCCACCGTGCCTGGACGATGCGGCCCTTGCGCACCGATGTAATTCAGTACTTCCTCTTCAAGCGTGAGGATATGCCGGCTTCCCTGGCTTAG